A region from the Vicia villosa cultivar HV-30 ecotype Madison, WI linkage group LG3, Vvil1.0, whole genome shotgun sequence genome encodes:
- the LOC131661788 gene encoding elongation factor Tu, chloroplastic, translating into MALSSTAATTSSKLQLPNPPHSHTFTTSASISNSTTLRSTTRPKLTLTRLSSSFLNPSTILHLTPSSQRTNRPSSPFTVRAARGKFERKKPHLNIGTIGHVDHGKTTLTAALTMALASLGNSAPKKYDEIDAAPEERARGITINTATVEYETETRHYAHVDCPGHADYVKNMITGAAQMDGAILVVSGADGPMPQTKEHILLAKQVGVPSVVVFLNKQDQVDDEELLELVELEVRELLSSYEFPGDDIPIVSGSALLALEALMANPTLKRGDNQWVDKIYQLMDEVDNYIPIPQRQTELPFLLAIEDVFSITGRGTVATGRIERGTVKVGDVVDLVGLRETRNTTVTGVEMFQKILDDAMAGDNVGLLLRGIQKIDIQRGMVLAKPGTITPHSKFTAIVYVLKKEEGGRHSPFFAGYRPQFYMRTTDVTGKVTSIMNDKDEESKMVMPGDRVKMVVELIVPVAIEQGMRFAIREGGKTVGAGVIGAIIE; encoded by the exons ATGGCACTTTCTTCCACAGCAGCCACCACTTCCTCCAAACTCCAACTCCCAAACCCCCCACACTCCCACACTTTCACCACTTCCGCTTCAATTTCAAACTCCACAACACTCCGTTCAACCACTCGCCCCAAACTAACCCTAACTCGCCTCTCCTCCTCCTTCCTTAACCCCTCCACAATCCTCCACCTCACTCCCTCCTCTCAACGCACCAACCGTCCTTCCTCCCCCTTCACTGTCCGCGCCGCACGTGGCAAATTCGAGCGCAAAAAGCCACATCTCAACATCGGTACAATTGGCCACGTCGACCATGGTAAAACCACTCTCACTGCTGCTCTTACCATGGCTCTCGCTTCCCTCGGTAACAGCGCCCCTAAAAAGTACGACGAAATTGACGCTGCTCCTGAAGAGCGTGCCCGTGGAATTACAATTAACACTGCTACTGTTGAGTACGAGACTGAAACTCGTCACTATGCTCATGTCGATTGTCCCGGTCACGCTGATTACGTCAAGAATATGATTACTGGTGCCGCGCAAATGGACGGCGCTATCCTTGTTGTATCCGGTGCTGATGGTCCCATGCCTCAAACTAAAGAGCACATCCTTCTCGCCAAACAA GTTGGTGTGCCGAGCGTGGTTGTGTTTTTGAACAAGCAGGACCAAGTGGATGATGAGGAGCTTCTTGAACTTGTGGAGCTTGAAGTTCGAGAGCTTCTCTCATCTTATGAGTTTCCTGGGGATGACATTCCGATTGTTTCTGGTTCAGCGCTCTTGGCCTTGGAAGCGTTAATGGCGAACCCTACACTTAAACGTGGGGATAACCAGTGGGTGGATAAGATTTACCAGCTCATGGATGAAGTTGATAATTATATTCCAATCCCTCAACGTCAGACAGAACTGCCCTTTTTGCTCGCCATTGAGGATGTGTTTTCGATTACTGGTCGTGGAACAGTTGCCACCGGGAGGATTGAAAGAGGGACAGTTAAAGTTGGTGATGTGGTTGACCTTGTTGGTTTGAGGGAAACAAGGAATACAACTGTGACAGGTGTTGAAATGTTCCAGAAGATTTTGGATGATGCTATGGCTGGTGACAACGTGGGGTTGTTGTTGAGAGGTATTCAAAAGATCGATATTCAAAGAGGGATGGTTTTGGCTAAGCCTGGAACCATTACTCCTCACTCCAAATTTACTGCCATTGTGTATGTGTTaaagaaagaagaaggtggaagaCACTCACCTTTCTTTGCCGGTTATAGGCCTCAATTTTACATGAGGACTACCGATGTTACTGGAAAAGTTACATCTATTATGAATGACAAGGATGAGGAATCAAAGATGGTGATGCCCGGTGATCGTGTAAAGATGGTGGTTGAACTCATTGTTCCAGTGGCTATTGAACAAGGAATGAGGTTCGCTATCAGAGAAGGAGGGAAGACAGTTGGAGCTGGTGTTATCGGAGCTATCATTGAGTGA